In Juglans microcarpa x Juglans regia isolate MS1-56 chromosome 8D, Jm3101_v1.0, whole genome shotgun sequence, the following are encoded in one genomic region:
- the LOC121242445 gene encoding putative F-box/LRR-repeat protein At3g18150: protein MEEELDRISALPEPILQHILSFIPFKQIAQSSIVSKTWNMAWTSFPFLKFDRELFHDTEPKQQRIEELYNSVERTVLNRHRQELYIQKFELYISLQTLHQQGLLALVNSCIGHVLELNVKELNLHTESGYSPHYNLHQSVLVSKSITKLCLYGCNLKLINSGDINLPNLKKLVFDTIPVRDKIIQNLVDGCPVVEDMRFSACNGLESIKLSGIPKLRALELGFNRNLKTVVLQASRLQSLIIKSSLSFPEPWQIFNIVTCKNLKKLLLFSTNAVTDRWLHKLLSELLLVEELCLLRCFMLERIKISGHCMKSLSFHRCQNLVEVDIDTPNLENLSYNGQIISFSLKALKVLKVCLTFVGSIPETASHDKMIEFLRKLSDPKSLTLDISTAKDSIIPKELRQTLPSPSYNVKQLKLQLDEPPIMSRMNKLVDVLLWISPLLDSLIIEWGEATSYIDNISFKFSYKKPIYKVENTNCCKLLPFPCWRHCLKTVQIESLRGSADKKSLKKYFYENAEILKRFQYVGRPSLPKG, encoded by the exons ATGGAGGAGGAACTCGACAGAATATCCGCATTGCCGGAACCTATTCTGCAGCACATTCTCTCGTTCATTCCTTTTAAGCAAATAGCTCAATCTAGTATAGTGTCCAAGACATGGAATATGGCCTGGACTTCATTCCCATTTCTGAAATTTGACAGAGAATTGTTTCATGATACAGAACCCAAGCAACAGAGAATCGAGGAATTATATAATTCTGTTGAGAGAACTGTACTCAACCGCCATAGACAGGAGCTATATATACAAAAGTTTGAACTTTACATATCCTTACAAACCTTACATCAACAAGGACTCTTGGCTCTTGTGAACAGTTGCATTGGTCATGTACTTGAGCTTAATGTCAAAGAGTTGAACCTTCACACTGAATCAGGGTATTCTCCTCACTATAACTTGCACCAGAGTGTTCTAGTTTCAAAATCCATAACCAAATTGTGTTTATATGGCTGCAACTTGAAGTTAATTAATTCTGGAGATATCAACTTACccaatttgaaaaagttggtaTTTGACACAATTCCTGTAAGGGATAAAATAATCCAAAATCTAGTTGATGGTTGTCCTGTGGTGGAAGACATGAGATTTTCAGCTTGTAATGGTTTAGAAAGCATCAAACTCTCTGGGATTCCTAAACTCAGGGCCCTTGAGCTAGGATTCAATCGTAATCTTAAGACTGTTGTTCTTCAAGCATCAAGACTTCAATCTTTGATAATCAAGAGCAGTCTTAGCTTTCCTGAGCCATGGCAGATCTTCAACATAGTGACTTGCAAAAATCTAAAGAAGTTACTGCTATTTTCAACAAATGCTGTAACAGATAGGTGGTTGCATAAACTTCTTTCTGAACTTCTACTGGTTGAAGAACTATGCTTACTTCGTTGCTTCATGTTGGAAAGGATTAAGATTTCAGGTCATTGTATGAAGAGCTTGTCTTTTCACCGCTGCCAGAATCTTGTTGAAGTTGACATTGACACTCCTAATTTAGAAAATCTTTCCTATAATGGCCAgattatatcattttctttgaaggCTTTGAAAGTATTGAAAGTTTGCCTCACTTTTGTTGGTTCAATCCCCGAGACAGCCTCGCATGATAAAATGATCGAGTTCCTCAGAAAATTAAGCGATCCAAAATCATTGACATTGGATATTAGCACTGCCAAG GATTCAATTATTCCAAAAGAACTGAGGCAAACCCTACCTTCCCCATCATATAATGTCAAGCAATTGAAGCTACAACTAGACGAGCCACCTATTATGTCAAGAATGAACAAACTTGTGGATGTATTGCTTTGGATTTCTCCTCTTCTTGATAGTTTAATAATAGAGTGGGGGGAGGCAACAAGCTACATAGACAACATATCTTTCAAG TTCTCCTATAAAAAGCCTATTTATAAGGTGGAGAATACCAACTGTTGCAAACTTCTACCATTTCCATGTTGGCGGCATTGCCTGAAGACTGTCCAGATTGAAAGCTTAAGAGGATCTGCAGATAAAAAGAGTCTAAAGAAATATTTCTATGAGAATGCAGAAATCTTGAAGAGATTTCAATATGTTGGTCGACCTTCATTACCTAAAGGCTAG
- the LOC121243248 gene encoding serine/threonine-protein kinase STY13-like, with protein MLEGGPKFTGIIGLNKHDNNYDDFSQGFYHKLGEGSNMSIDSSGSLQTSNGGGSVAMSIDNSSVGSNGSHTRILNHQGLRRRATDNHSVALSVNRRGRVTHALSDDALAQALMDSNSPTLGLENFDEWTIDLRNLNMGAPFAQGAFGKLYRGTYNGEDVAIKILERPENNPEKAQLMEQQFQQEVMMLATLKHLNIVRFIGGCRKPMVWCIVTEYAKGGSVRQFLTKRHNRAVPLKLAVKQALDVARGMAYVHGLGLIHRDLKSDNLLINADKSIKIADFGVARIEVQTEGMTPETGTYRWMAPEMIQHRPYTQKVDVYSFGIVLWELITGLLPFQNMTAVQAAFAVVNKGVRPVIPNDCLPILSEIMTRCWDANPDVRPPFTEVVRMLENAENEIMTTVRKARFRCCMVQPMTAD; from the exons ATGTTGGAAGGTGGTCCAAAATTCACTGGAATAATAGGCCTGAACAAGCATGACAATAACTATGATGATTTTTCGCAAGGATTTTACCATAAACTTGGTGAGGGTTCCAACATGTCCATTGACAGTTCTGGAAGCCTGCAAACAAGCAACGGTGGAGGCTCTGTTGCTATGTCTATAGATAACAGCAGTGTAGGTTCAAATGGCTCCCACACTCGCATTTTAAACCACCAAGGGTTACGGCGGCGTGCTACTGACAATCATTCTGTTGCATTAAGTGTTAATCGAAGAGGAAGAGTAACACATGCATTGAGTGATGATGCACTGGCCCAAGCATTAATGGATAGCAATTCACCTACTTTGGGGCTTGAGAACTTTGATGAGTGGACTATTGATTTAAGGAATCTCAACATGGGAGCACCTTTTGCTCAAGGGGCTTTTGGTAAACTCTACAGAGGTACTTATAATGGTGAGGATGTTGCTATCAAGATCTTGGAGAGGCCAGAAAATAATCCAGAAAAGGCTCAGTTGATGGAGCAACAATTTCAGCAAGAGGTTATGATGCTGGCCACATTGAAGCATCTAAATATAGTTCGATTTATTGGTGGCTGTAGGAAACCCATGGTATGGTGCATTGTGACAGAGTATGCAAAAGGGGGTTCTGTCCGGCAGTTTTTGACGAAGCGACATAATCGAGCTGTTCCATTGAAACTTGCAGTCAAACAGGCCTTGGATGTTGCAAGGGGGATGGCATATGTGCATGGGCTTGGATTGATTCACAGGGATTTGAAATCTGACAATCTGTTGATTAATGCAGATAAATCCATTAAGATTGCAGATTTTGGAGTTGCCCGGATTGAGGTGCAGACTGAAGGAATGACACCAGAGACAGGGACATACCGCTGGATGGCTCC GGAGATGATCCAGCATAGGCCTTACACACAGAAAGTAGATGTCTATAGCTTTGGGATTGTTCTCTGGGAACTCATAACTGGACTGCTTCCGTTCCAGAACATGACGGCAGTGCAGGCAGCATTTGCAGTTGTCAACAAAGGTGTCCGACCAGTCATCCCAAATGACTGCTTACCCATTCTAAGTGAGATCATGACTAGATGCTGGGATGCCAACCCCGATGTCAGGCCACCCTTCACCGAAGTTGTCAGGATGCTTGAAAATGCGGAGAATGAGATCATGACAACAGTCCGCAAGGCCCGTTTTAGGTGTTGTATGGTCCAACCAATGACTGCAGATTGA
- the LOC121243249 gene encoding autophagy-related protein 18b isoform X1: MANQSSSSSSSSSYPILCASFNQDASHFVIGTREGFKVFDSNTGRLCYERAIGAFIVVEMLFTSSLLAIVGAGEQPSLSPRRLCLFNITTGTALRELNFLTSILAVRMNKERLIVILQDKTYVYDINKVKILDAIDTVPNLKGLCGFSPSLDGCFLALPASITKGSVLLYNVMELQSHCEIDAHRAPLAAIVLCSNGMHIATASEQGTIIRVHLVSDATKSYSFRRGRYPSTIFSLSFAPSMQIPDILVATSSSGSLHVFSLGFALNQRSRKSSTILGSIIPDSITDVLDPAHRHVLHSAVTAGVKSNAVIRKVDKVADASTPGIASCKATISIITYNGYFQEYSFRLNYQNEPLWTLEHEFNLLSPVSDNASS, encoded by the exons atGGCCAATCagtcctcctcctcttcctcctcctcctcctaccCAATCCTCTGCGCTTCCTTCAATCAGGACGCCAG TCACTTTGTGATAGGCACAAGGGAAGGTTTTAAAGTATTTGATTCGAATACAGGGAGGCTTTGTTACGAGCGAG CTATTGGAGCCTTCATTGTTGTCGAAATGCTGTTTACCTCCAGTCTTCTTGCGATTGTTGGAGCTGGTGAACAG CCATCTTTATCACCCCGTCGTCTTTGTTTGTTCAATATAACAACTGGAACTGCTCTCCgagaattgaattttttaacttCAATACTTGCTGTTCGCATGAATAAGGAAAG GCTCATTGTCATTTTACAAGATAAAACGTATGTGTATGacataaataaagtaaaaatattggaCGCTATTGATACAGTGCCAAATCTAAAAG GGCTCTGTGGGTTCTCTCCCAGTTTAGATGGTTGCTTCTTAGCTCTTCCTGCCAGCATCACCAAGGGGTCTGTGTTGTTGTACAATGTCATGGAGCTCCAATCACATTGTGAG ATAGATGCTCATCGCGCACCTCTGGCTGCAATTGTCCTATGTTCCAATGGGATGCACATAGCAACTGCTTCTGAACAGGGAACCATAATCAGAGTCCATTTGGTTTCTGATGCAACTAAG TCATATAGTTTTCGAAGGGGGAGATACCCATCAACAATATTTTCCTTGTCATTTGCACCATCTATGCAAATCCCTGATATTCTTGTGGCCACAAGTTCGTCAGGTTCTCTTCATGTTTTCTCTTTGGGGTTTGCTTTAAATCAAAG AAGCAGGAAATCAAGTACTATTCTTGGATCAATAATTCCCGACTCCATTACTGATGTACTGGATCCAGCTCACCGTCATGTACTTCATAGTGCTGTTACAGCGGGAGTCAAAAG CAATGCAGTGATTCGCAAAGTTGACAAGGTTGCCGATGCATCTACACCTGGAATTGCATCTTGCAA GGCTACGATATCTATAATAACCTACAATGGGTACTTCCAGGAATACAGCTTTAGGCTGAACTATCAAAATGAGCCTTTGTGGACTTTGGAGCATGAATTTAATCTTTTATCACCAGTCTCAGATAATGCCAGCTCGTGA
- the LOC121243249 gene encoding autophagy-related protein 18b isoform X3: protein MANQSSSSSSSSSYPILCASFNQDASHFVIGTREGFKVFDSNTGRLCYERAIGAFIVVEMLFTSSLLAIVGAGEQVLGPCYLQRLIVILQDKTYVYDINKVKILDAIDTVPNLKGLCGFSPSLDGCFLALPASITKGSVLLYNVMELQSHCEIDAHRAPLAAIVLCSNGMHIATASEQGTIIRVHLVSDATKSYSFRRGRYPSTIFSLSFAPSMQIPDILVATSSSGSLHVFSLGFALNQRSRKSSTILGSIIPDSITDVLDPAHRHVLHSAVTAGVKSNAVIRKVDKVADASTPGIASCKATISIITYNGYFQEYSFRLNYQNEPLWTLEHEFNLLSPVSDNASS from the exons atGGCCAATCagtcctcctcctcttcctcctcctcctcctaccCAATCCTCTGCGCTTCCTTCAATCAGGACGCCAG TCACTTTGTGATAGGCACAAGGGAAGGTTTTAAAGTATTTGATTCGAATACAGGGAGGCTTTGTTACGAGCGAG CTATTGGAGCCTTCATTGTTGTCGAAATGCTGTTTACCTCCAGTCTTCTTGCGATTGTTGGAGCTGGTGAACAGGTGCTTGGGCCATGTTACTTACAGAG GCTCATTGTCATTTTACAAGATAAAACGTATGTGTATGacataaataaagtaaaaatattggaCGCTATTGATACAGTGCCAAATCTAAAAG GGCTCTGTGGGTTCTCTCCCAGTTTAGATGGTTGCTTCTTAGCTCTTCCTGCCAGCATCACCAAGGGGTCTGTGTTGTTGTACAATGTCATGGAGCTCCAATCACATTGTGAG ATAGATGCTCATCGCGCACCTCTGGCTGCAATTGTCCTATGTTCCAATGGGATGCACATAGCAACTGCTTCTGAACAGGGAACCATAATCAGAGTCCATTTGGTTTCTGATGCAACTAAG TCATATAGTTTTCGAAGGGGGAGATACCCATCAACAATATTTTCCTTGTCATTTGCACCATCTATGCAAATCCCTGATATTCTTGTGGCCACAAGTTCGTCAGGTTCTCTTCATGTTTTCTCTTTGGGGTTTGCTTTAAATCAAAG AAGCAGGAAATCAAGTACTATTCTTGGATCAATAATTCCCGACTCCATTACTGATGTACTGGATCCAGCTCACCGTCATGTACTTCATAGTGCTGTTACAGCGGGAGTCAAAAG CAATGCAGTGATTCGCAAAGTTGACAAGGTTGCCGATGCATCTACACCTGGAATTGCATCTTGCAA GGCTACGATATCTATAATAACCTACAATGGGTACTTCCAGGAATACAGCTTTAGGCTGAACTATCAAAATGAGCCTTTGTGGACTTTGGAGCATGAATTTAATCTTTTATCACCAGTCTCAGATAATGCCAGCTCGTGA
- the LOC121243249 gene encoding autophagy-related protein 18b isoform X2: protein MANQSSSSSSSSSYPILCASFNQDASHFVIGTREGFKVFDSNTGRLCYERAIGAFIVVEMLFTSSLLAIVGAGEQPSLSPRRLCLFNITTGTALRELNFLTSILAVRMNKERLIVILQDKTYVYDINKVKILDAIDTVPNLKGLCGFSPSLDGCFLALPASITKGSVLLYNVMELQSHYAHRAPLAAIVLCSNGMHIATASEQGTIIRVHLVSDATKSYSFRRGRYPSTIFSLSFAPSMQIPDILVATSSSGSLHVFSLGFALNQRSRKSSTILGSIIPDSITDVLDPAHRHVLHSAVTAGVKSNAVIRKVDKVADASTPGIASCKATISIITYNGYFQEYSFRLNYQNEPLWTLEHEFNLLSPVSDNASS, encoded by the exons atGGCCAATCagtcctcctcctcttcctcctcctcctcctaccCAATCCTCTGCGCTTCCTTCAATCAGGACGCCAG TCACTTTGTGATAGGCACAAGGGAAGGTTTTAAAGTATTTGATTCGAATACAGGGAGGCTTTGTTACGAGCGAG CTATTGGAGCCTTCATTGTTGTCGAAATGCTGTTTACCTCCAGTCTTCTTGCGATTGTTGGAGCTGGTGAACAG CCATCTTTATCACCCCGTCGTCTTTGTTTGTTCAATATAACAACTGGAACTGCTCTCCgagaattgaattttttaacttCAATACTTGCTGTTCGCATGAATAAGGAAAG GCTCATTGTCATTTTACAAGATAAAACGTATGTGTATGacataaataaagtaaaaatattggaCGCTATTGATACAGTGCCAAATCTAAAAG GGCTCTGTGGGTTCTCTCCCAGTTTAGATGGTTGCTTCTTAGCTCTTCCTGCCAGCATCACCAAGGGGTCTGTGTTGTTGTACAATGTCATGGAGCTCCAATCACATT ATGCTCATCGCGCACCTCTGGCTGCAATTGTCCTATGTTCCAATGGGATGCACATAGCAACTGCTTCTGAACAGGGAACCATAATCAGAGTCCATTTGGTTTCTGATGCAACTAAG TCATATAGTTTTCGAAGGGGGAGATACCCATCAACAATATTTTCCTTGTCATTTGCACCATCTATGCAAATCCCTGATATTCTTGTGGCCACAAGTTCGTCAGGTTCTCTTCATGTTTTCTCTTTGGGGTTTGCTTTAAATCAAAG AAGCAGGAAATCAAGTACTATTCTTGGATCAATAATTCCCGACTCCATTACTGATGTACTGGATCCAGCTCACCGTCATGTACTTCATAGTGCTGTTACAGCGGGAGTCAAAAG CAATGCAGTGATTCGCAAAGTTGACAAGGTTGCCGATGCATCTACACCTGGAATTGCATCTTGCAA GGCTACGATATCTATAATAACCTACAATGGGTACTTCCAGGAATACAGCTTTAGGCTGAACTATCAAAATGAGCCTTTGTGGACTTTGGAGCATGAATTTAATCTTTTATCACCAGTCTCAGATAATGCCAGCTCGTGA
- the LOC121243247 gene encoding probable LRR receptor-like serine/threonine-protein kinase At2g23950 isoform X1, with protein sequence MTMASNLFDLLLPPLLLLLSSATLCLSYEPRNHEVEALINIRTGLNDPHGVLNNWDEDSVDPCSWAMITCSPENLVIGLGAPSQSLSGTLSGAIANLTNLRQVLLQNNNISGKIPPELGMLPKLQTLDLSNNRLSSVVPESLGQLNTLQYLRLNNNSLSGPFPVSLAKISQLTFLDLSYNNLSGPVPKFPARSFNIVGNPLICGSSSTESCAGSVTLVPPSFSLKSSSGKHKSRKLAIALGVTFSSIFLICLALGLWCRKRQKKQTILHINDNQEGLMRLGNLRKFTFKELQSATDNFSSKNILGAGGFGNVYKGKLGDGIMVAVKRLKDVTGTTGESQFRTELEMISLAVHRNLLRLTGYCATPNERLLVYPYMANGSVASRLRGKPVLDWNTRKRIAIGAARGLLYLHEQCDPKIIHRDVKAANVLLDDYYEAVVGDFGLAKLLDHEDSHVTTAVRGTVGHIAPEYLSTGQSSEKTDVFGFGILLLELITGMRALDFGKTVNQKGAMLEWVKKVQQEKNVEVLVDRELVSNYDRIEVGEMLQVALLCTQYLPAHRPKMSEVVRMLEGDGLAEKWAASHNNTNPSMNHSHTNANKSMSSRPTTASKHDDDGNDRSSLFGTTMDEDDDEHSLDSFAMELSGPR encoded by the exons ATGACCATGGCTTCAAATCTCTTtgaccttcttcttcctcctcttcttctccttctctcttctgCTACACTCTGTTTATCCTATGAGCCTCGCAATCATGAAG TGGAAGCGTTGATAAACATAAGAACAGGCCTGAATGATCCACATGGAGTGTTGAACAACTGGGACGAAGACTCTGTGGATCCTTGTAGCTGGGCCATGATTACCTGCTCTCCTGAAAACCTTGTCATAGGCCT GGGAGCGCCAAGCCAATCTCTATCTGGCACTTTATCTGGAGCCATTGCAAATCTCACAAATCTTAGACAAgt ATTGCTGCAAAACAATAATATCTCTGGAAAAATCCCACCGGAGCTCGGCATGCTTCCAAAACTTCAGACGTTGGATCTCTCTAACAACCGATTATCGAGTGTCGTCCCCGAGTCTCTGGGCCAGTTGAATACTCTCCAATATCT GAGGCTGAACAACAATAGCTTGTCTGGGCCTTTTCCCGTGTCTTTAGCTAAGATCTCTCAGCTTACTTTCTT GGACTTGTCTTATAACAATCTGAGTGGACCAGTGCCCAAATTTCCAGCCAGGTCCTTCAA TATCGTGGGAAACCCATTGATTTGTGGAAGCAGCTCCACTGAAAGTTGCGCTGGATCAGTCACTCTTGTCCCCCCTTCCTTCTCTCTGAAATCATCATCTG GAAAACACAAGTCCAGGAAACTAGCAATTGCACTTGGAGTCACTTTCAGTTCTATCTTTCTCATATGCTTGGCACTTGGACTATGGTGCAGAAAGAGACAGAAAAAGCAAACCATCCTACACATCAATG ACAACCAAGAAGGACTGATGCGCTTGGGCAACCTAAGAAAGTTCACTTTCAAGGAGCTTCAATCAGCAACTGACAATTTTAGCTCTAAGAACATCCTTGGTGCTGGAGGTTTTGGGAATGTATATAAGGGAAAGCTAGGAGATGGAATCATGGTGGCAGTGAAGCGGCTGAAAGACGTGACTGGAACCACCGGGGAATCACAGTTTCGAACAGAACTGGAGATGATCAGCTTGGCAGTTCACCGGAACCTGCTTCGACTCACTGGATATTGTGCAACTCCTAACGAGAGGCTCCTGGTGTATCCTTACATGGCTAATGGAAGTGTGGCCTCCAGGCTTAGAG GAAAGCCAGTACTTGATTGGAACACAAGAAAGAGGATAGCGATTGGAGCTGCTAGGGGCCTTCTTTATCTACACGAGCAATGTGATCCGAAGATAATTCACAGAGATGTAAAGGCTGCTAATGTTCTCCTTGATGATTACTATGAGGCAGTGGTTGGTGATTTTGGCCTTGCAAAGCTCCTTGACCATGAAGACTCCCATGTTACCACTGCTGTTCGTGGCACTGTTGGGCATATTGCACCGGAATATCTCTCAACCGGCCAGTCATCTGAGAAAACGGATGTATTTGGATTTGGCATTCTCTTGTTAGAGCTAATAACTGGAATGCGAGCTCTTGACTTTGGCAAAACGGTTAATCAGAAAGGAGCCATGCTTGAGTGG GTAAAAAAAGTTCAGCAGGAGAAGAACGTGGAAGTCTTGGTGGACAGAGAGCTTGTGAGCAACTACGACCGGATAGAGGTAGGGGAGATGCTGCAGGTAGCTTTGCTATGCACTCAATACTTGCCAGCCCACCGCCCCAAGATGTCGGAAGTGGTCCGGATGCTCGAAGGTGATGGCTTAGCCGAGAAGTGGGCAGCCTCACATAATAATACCAATCCCAGTATGAATCACTCTCACACTAATGCTAACAAAAGTATGTCGTCCCGCCCTACCACTGCATCAaaacatgatgatgatggaaaTGATCGATCAAGCTTGTTTGGCACAACCatggatgaggatgatgatgaacaTTCTTTGGATTCCTTTGCCATGGAACTCTCTGGCCCAAGAtag
- the LOC121243247 gene encoding probable LRR receptor-like serine/threonine-protein kinase At4g30520 isoform X2, with translation MTMASNLFDLLLPPLLLLLSSATLCLSYEPRNHEVEALINIRTGLNDPHGVLNNWDEDSVDPCSWAMITCSPENLVIGLGAPSQSLSGTLSGAIANLTNLRQVLLQNNNISGKIPPELGMLPKLQTLDLSNNRLSSVVPESLGQLNTLQYLDLSYNNLSGPVPKFPARSFNIVGNPLICGSSSTESCAGSVTLVPPSFSLKSSSGKHKSRKLAIALGVTFSSIFLICLALGLWCRKRQKKQTILHINDNQEGLMRLGNLRKFTFKELQSATDNFSSKNILGAGGFGNVYKGKLGDGIMVAVKRLKDVTGTTGESQFRTELEMISLAVHRNLLRLTGYCATPNERLLVYPYMANGSVASRLRGKPVLDWNTRKRIAIGAARGLLYLHEQCDPKIIHRDVKAANVLLDDYYEAVVGDFGLAKLLDHEDSHVTTAVRGTVGHIAPEYLSTGQSSEKTDVFGFGILLLELITGMRALDFGKTVNQKGAMLEWVKKVQQEKNVEVLVDRELVSNYDRIEVGEMLQVALLCTQYLPAHRPKMSEVVRMLEGDGLAEKWAASHNNTNPSMNHSHTNANKSMSSRPTTASKHDDDGNDRSSLFGTTMDEDDDEHSLDSFAMELSGPR, from the exons ATGACCATGGCTTCAAATCTCTTtgaccttcttcttcctcctcttcttctccttctctcttctgCTACACTCTGTTTATCCTATGAGCCTCGCAATCATGAAG TGGAAGCGTTGATAAACATAAGAACAGGCCTGAATGATCCACATGGAGTGTTGAACAACTGGGACGAAGACTCTGTGGATCCTTGTAGCTGGGCCATGATTACCTGCTCTCCTGAAAACCTTGTCATAGGCCT GGGAGCGCCAAGCCAATCTCTATCTGGCACTTTATCTGGAGCCATTGCAAATCTCACAAATCTTAGACAAgt ATTGCTGCAAAACAATAATATCTCTGGAAAAATCCCACCGGAGCTCGGCATGCTTCCAAAACTTCAGACGTTGGATCTCTCTAACAACCGATTATCGAGTGTCGTCCCCGAGTCTCTGGGCCAGTTGAATACTCTCCAATATCT GGACTTGTCTTATAACAATCTGAGTGGACCAGTGCCCAAATTTCCAGCCAGGTCCTTCAA TATCGTGGGAAACCCATTGATTTGTGGAAGCAGCTCCACTGAAAGTTGCGCTGGATCAGTCACTCTTGTCCCCCCTTCCTTCTCTCTGAAATCATCATCTG GAAAACACAAGTCCAGGAAACTAGCAATTGCACTTGGAGTCACTTTCAGTTCTATCTTTCTCATATGCTTGGCACTTGGACTATGGTGCAGAAAGAGACAGAAAAAGCAAACCATCCTACACATCAATG ACAACCAAGAAGGACTGATGCGCTTGGGCAACCTAAGAAAGTTCACTTTCAAGGAGCTTCAATCAGCAACTGACAATTTTAGCTCTAAGAACATCCTTGGTGCTGGAGGTTTTGGGAATGTATATAAGGGAAAGCTAGGAGATGGAATCATGGTGGCAGTGAAGCGGCTGAAAGACGTGACTGGAACCACCGGGGAATCACAGTTTCGAACAGAACTGGAGATGATCAGCTTGGCAGTTCACCGGAACCTGCTTCGACTCACTGGATATTGTGCAACTCCTAACGAGAGGCTCCTGGTGTATCCTTACATGGCTAATGGAAGTGTGGCCTCCAGGCTTAGAG GAAAGCCAGTACTTGATTGGAACACAAGAAAGAGGATAGCGATTGGAGCTGCTAGGGGCCTTCTTTATCTACACGAGCAATGTGATCCGAAGATAATTCACAGAGATGTAAAGGCTGCTAATGTTCTCCTTGATGATTACTATGAGGCAGTGGTTGGTGATTTTGGCCTTGCAAAGCTCCTTGACCATGAAGACTCCCATGTTACCACTGCTGTTCGTGGCACTGTTGGGCATATTGCACCGGAATATCTCTCAACCGGCCAGTCATCTGAGAAAACGGATGTATTTGGATTTGGCATTCTCTTGTTAGAGCTAATAACTGGAATGCGAGCTCTTGACTTTGGCAAAACGGTTAATCAGAAAGGAGCCATGCTTGAGTGG GTAAAAAAAGTTCAGCAGGAGAAGAACGTGGAAGTCTTGGTGGACAGAGAGCTTGTGAGCAACTACGACCGGATAGAGGTAGGGGAGATGCTGCAGGTAGCTTTGCTATGCACTCAATACTTGCCAGCCCACCGCCCCAAGATGTCGGAAGTGGTCCGGATGCTCGAAGGTGATGGCTTAGCCGAGAAGTGGGCAGCCTCACATAATAATACCAATCCCAGTATGAATCACTCTCACACTAATGCTAACAAAAGTATGTCGTCCCGCCCTACCACTGCATCAaaacatgatgatgatggaaaTGATCGATCAAGCTTGTTTGGCACAACCatggatgaggatgatgatgaacaTTCTTTGGATTCCTTTGCCATGGAACTCTCTGGCCCAAGAtag